One Prosthecobacter sp. SYSU 5D2 genomic window carries:
- the mutS gene encoding DNA mismatch repair protein MutS produces the protein MSDASATPMMKQYLAIRRELPEDVLLFFRLGDFYELFFEDAKTAAPLLNVSLTKRNGVPMCGVPHHASTGYIAKLIKAGKRVAIAEQTSEPTPGKIVERAVSQILSAGTVNDLNLLESNRANYLAAVFRAGKKLGLAYVDLTTGEFEVAEFKEAVDLVDELERIQASELLYSDEQRDLVEALNSPAYALGVEGYLFLADQADHALTQHFKVKSLDGFGCQGLTAALCAAGCILQYLQFQLRRNVDHIQRLQVAQTSDFVLIDAASQVHLELVTARGGAQHTLLSALDRTCTPMGGRKLRHWVLHPLRDLDQLTDRQDMIAALLAEPLLLGQLRTLLKEVRDLERTSSRLSQGSGNGRDLLAMATSLEVVPSLKMAMEEARNTGFERLLAHLHDLSALAAEIQAAIVDEPPMQIKEGGVFRPGYLAELDELRDASTLGRQWIADLQNREIERTGIKSLKIKYNAVFGYFIEITKANVGAVPADYHRKQTTVNGERYITDELKRMEDKILGSEERSKALEYEEFVALRGKVLTHLAEIQETAGVLAVLDALCSLAETARLFNYTRPVLNDTRHLFIRDGRHPVLDQNLTSGERFVPNDVTLEPEESRLILITGPNMAGKSTYLRQTALLTLMAQIGSYLPVSSAEIGLVDRIFTRIGASDDLARGQSTFMVEMNETALILNNATERSLVILDEIGRGTSTFDGLSIAWSVAEHLHDHIGARALFATHYHEITALAQSRSAVKNYNVAVKEWNQQIIFLRKILPGCAEKSYGIQVARLAGLPENVIARAKEVLAQLEAGHQPAESVTDVPVPTSVPAKVKKATRAAREDEGQMVLFG, from the coding sequence ATGTCCGACGCCAGCGCCACTCCCATGATGAAGCAGTACCTCGCCATCCGGCGGGAGCTGCCGGAGGACGTGCTGCTGTTCTTCCGGCTGGGGGACTTTTATGAGCTGTTCTTTGAGGATGCCAAGACGGCGGCACCGCTGCTGAATGTGTCCCTGACGAAACGCAACGGGGTGCCGATGTGTGGGGTGCCGCATCATGCGTCCACGGGCTACATTGCAAAACTGATCAAGGCGGGCAAGCGGGTGGCGATCGCGGAGCAGACCTCGGAGCCGACTCCAGGGAAGATCGTTGAGCGGGCGGTTTCGCAGATCCTGAGCGCGGGGACGGTGAATGACCTGAACCTTTTGGAATCCAACCGGGCCAATTACCTGGCGGCCGTTTTCCGCGCAGGAAAAAAGCTGGGCCTGGCCTATGTGGACCTGACGACGGGGGAATTTGAGGTGGCGGAATTCAAGGAAGCCGTGGACCTGGTGGACGAGCTGGAGCGCATCCAGGCGAGCGAGCTGCTGTATAGCGATGAGCAGCGCGACCTGGTGGAGGCGCTGAACAGCCCGGCGTATGCACTGGGGGTGGAGGGGTATCTGTTCCTGGCGGACCAGGCGGACCATGCACTGACGCAGCATTTTAAAGTGAAGTCGCTGGACGGTTTCGGTTGCCAGGGGCTGACGGCGGCGCTGTGCGCGGCGGGGTGCATCCTGCAGTATCTGCAATTTCAGCTCCGGCGGAATGTGGACCACATCCAGCGGCTGCAAGTGGCGCAGACGAGTGATTTTGTGCTCATTGATGCGGCAAGCCAGGTGCATCTGGAACTGGTGACGGCGCGCGGCGGGGCGCAGCACACGCTGCTGAGCGCGCTGGACCGGACCTGCACGCCGATGGGCGGGCGAAAGCTGCGGCACTGGGTGCTGCATCCGCTGCGGGATCTGGACCAGCTCACGGACCGGCAGGACATGATCGCCGCGCTGCTGGCGGAGCCGCTTTTGTTAGGCCAGTTGCGCACGCTTTTAAAAGAGGTGCGGGATCTGGAGCGGACGAGCAGCCGCCTGAGCCAGGGCAGCGGGAATGGACGTGATCTTTTGGCCATGGCCACCTCTCTGGAAGTGGTGCCGTCTTTGAAAATGGCGATGGAGGAGGCGCGGAATACGGGGTTTGAGCGGCTGCTGGCGCATCTGCATGACCTGTCGGCGCTGGCGGCGGAGATCCAGGCGGCGATTGTGGATGAACCGCCGATGCAGATCAAAGAAGGCGGCGTTTTCCGGCCGGGCTATCTGGCAGAGCTGGATGAGCTGCGCGATGCTTCGACGTTAGGCCGCCAGTGGATCGCGGATCTGCAAAATCGCGAGATCGAGCGCACGGGGATCAAGAGCCTGAAGATCAAGTATAACGCCGTGTTTGGTTATTTTATCGAGATCACCAAGGCGAACGTGGGGGCGGTGCCGGCGGACTATCATCGCAAACAGACGACGGTAAATGGCGAGCGCTACATCACGGATGAACTGAAGCGCATGGAGGACAAGATCCTCGGCTCCGAGGAGCGCAGCAAGGCGCTGGAGTATGAGGAATTTGTGGCGCTACGCGGCAAGGTGCTGACGCATCTGGCGGAGATCCAGGAAACCGCGGGCGTGCTGGCGGTGCTGGATGCGCTGTGCTCCCTGGCGGAGACGGCGCGGCTGTTTAACTACACCCGCCCGGTGCTGAATGACACGCGCCACCTGTTCATCCGCGACGGGCGGCATCCGGTGCTGGACCAGAACCTGACCAGCGGTGAGCGTTTTGTGCCGAATGACGTGACGCTGGAGCCAGAGGAAAGCCGGCTCATTTTGATTACCGGGCCGAACATGGCGGGCAAAAGCACGTACCTGCGCCAGACGGCGCTGCTGACGTTGATGGCGCAAATCGGCAGCTACCTGCCGGTATCCAGCGCGGAGATCGGCCTGGTGGACCGCATCTTCACCCGCATCGGCGCCAGTGATGACCTGGCACGCGGTCAGTCCACCTTCATGGTGGAGATGAACGAAACGGCGCTCATTTTAAACAACGCCACCGAGCGCAGCCTGGTGATCCTGGATGAGATCGGCCGCGGCACGAGCACCTTCGACGGCCTGAGCATCGCCTGGAGCGTGGCGGAGCATCTGCATGACCACATCGGGGCGCGGGCGCTGTTCGCCACCCATTACCATGAGATCACCGCCCTGGCGCAGAGCCGCAGCGCCGTGAAAAATTACAACGTGGCGGTGAAGGAATGGAACCAGCAGATCATCTTCCTGCGCAAGATCCTGCCCGGCTGCGCAGAGAAGAGCTACGGCATCCAGGTCGCCCGGCTGGCCGGCCTGCCGGAAAATGTCATCGCCCGCGCCAAGGAGGTGCTGGCCCAACTGGAAGCCGGCCATCAACCGGCCGAAAGCGTGACCGACGTCCCCGTGCCGACCAGTGTGCCCGCCAAGGTGAAAAAGGCGACGCGGGCCGCCCGGGAGGATGAGGGGCAGATGGTGCTCTTTGGGTGA
- a CDS encoding DEAD/DEAH box helicase, whose protein sequence is MLTPDGLLLTEGEGATAEERRLRVLTREGAGALFIGLGTELLVAEVEVPWRWLRGWARQFLTRLCQRKDLRLTEVPGEEERGAFIQTAPPFPGAEHLSPALLARWWEAMAEHAAQRMAVHPGGLEGWLREANPAWHLVGRVTFHLAENKTDAQRPFAFLATFTEKLGAGGQVQHLPLARALQMYSGQKDPAAMQALLEPVRAAAAQSALLREWLETRRLFQPLALDPQEAYRWLRDSQIFQECGIVVKLPNWWREGKGTRPTVQVTIDAPPEGKLHAGALLSFKAEATLQGSPLTAEEWERLLSAETGLVSLRGQWVEVQGAKLQQVLDHWSRVQNAVGEGLIGFLDGMRLLARYVPMAGVEENVSAETLHDWSDIVAGKGLAEVLERMLDPAQAEPPENLQATLRPYQQKGMAWLHFMTRLGLGACLADDMGLGKTLQVIALLLLRQGQFKEPALLVVPASLVGNWKAEMARFAPDLRVVIAHPSMMERKDLDRLARAPAAMLRGCDVMLTTYTFLQRTESWQTEPWSLVILDEAQAIKNPASGSTQAVKRLQAPARIALTGTPVENRPGDLWSLFDFLNPGLLGPASVFAQVVKQCATSREGYAPLRRLVQPYILRRMKTDRSIINDLPEKIETKAWCGLTRRQTTIYAKLVDQMAKLMNDATMDPVRRQGLVLSFLIQFKQVCNHPSHWNGDGVWGAEDSGKFARLAEICGHITERRERVLVFTQFQETCDPLARFLARVFGRDGLVLHGGTPVKKRPDLVDTFQQPDGPPFMVISVKAGGTGLTLTAATHVIHFDRWWNPAIENQATDRAFRIGQKKNVLVHKFICQGTIEQRIDALLEKKMALSDALLSQDGSAESMLTHMSTDELLHLVSLDVNAALVG, encoded by the coding sequence GTGCTCACGCCAGATGGCCTTCTCCTGACGGAGGGGGAGGGCGCGACTGCGGAGGAGAGGCGGCTGAGGGTGCTGACGCGGGAGGGGGCGGGGGCGCTCTTCATCGGCCTGGGGACGGAGCTGCTGGTGGCGGAGGTGGAAGTGCCGTGGCGCTGGCTGCGGGGGTGGGCTCGGCAGTTTTTGACACGGCTTTGTCAGCGGAAGGATCTGCGGCTGACGGAGGTGCCGGGGGAGGAGGAGAGGGGGGCGTTTATCCAAACGGCACCGCCTTTTCCGGGGGCGGAGCATTTGTCCCCTGCCCTGCTGGCGCGGTGGTGGGAGGCGATGGCGGAGCATGCGGCGCAGAGGATGGCGGTGCATCCGGGCGGGCTGGAGGGCTGGCTGAGGGAGGCGAACCCGGCGTGGCATCTGGTGGGGCGGGTGACGTTTCACCTGGCGGAAAACAAGACGGATGCGCAGCGGCCCTTCGCCTTTTTGGCGACCTTTACGGAGAAGCTGGGGGCGGGTGGGCAGGTGCAGCATTTGCCGCTGGCGCGGGCGCTGCAGATGTACTCCGGGCAGAAGGACCCGGCGGCGATGCAGGCGCTGCTGGAGCCGGTGAGGGCGGCGGCGGCGCAGAGTGCGCTGCTGCGGGAATGGCTGGAGACGCGGCGTCTGTTCCAGCCGCTGGCGCTGGATCCGCAGGAGGCGTACCGGTGGCTTCGCGACAGCCAGATTTTCCAGGAATGCGGGATCGTGGTGAAGCTGCCCAACTGGTGGCGTGAGGGCAAGGGGACACGGCCGACGGTGCAGGTGACGATTGATGCGCCGCCGGAGGGGAAGCTGCATGCGGGCGCGCTGCTGTCTTTTAAAGCGGAGGCGACTCTGCAAGGCAGCCCGCTGACGGCGGAGGAGTGGGAGCGGCTGCTGAGCGCGGAGACGGGGCTGGTTTCCCTGCGGGGGCAATGGGTGGAGGTGCAGGGGGCGAAGCTGCAACAGGTGCTGGATCACTGGAGCCGGGTGCAAAACGCGGTGGGGGAGGGGCTGATCGGCTTTTTAGACGGCATGAGGTTGCTGGCCAGGTATGTACCCATGGCGGGGGTGGAGGAAAATGTGTCGGCGGAAACGCTGCACGACTGGTCGGACATTGTGGCGGGCAAGGGGCTGGCGGAGGTGCTGGAAAGGATGCTGGATCCTGCCCAGGCGGAGCCGCCGGAGAATCTGCAGGCGACGCTGCGACCCTATCAGCAAAAGGGGATGGCCTGGTTGCATTTCATGACACGTTTGGGGTTAGGCGCGTGTCTGGCGGATGACATGGGGCTGGGGAAAACCTTGCAGGTCATTGCGCTGCTGCTGTTGCGCCAGGGGCAGTTTAAAGAACCGGCGTTGCTGGTGGTGCCTGCGTCGCTGGTGGGGAACTGGAAGGCGGAGATGGCCCGGTTTGCGCCGGATCTGCGGGTGGTGATTGCGCATCCTTCCATGATGGAAAGAAAGGATCTGGACCGCCTGGCGCGGGCACCGGCGGCGATGCTGCGCGGCTGCGATGTGATGCTGACGACGTACACTTTTTTACAACGCACGGAGAGCTGGCAGACCGAGCCGTGGAGCTTGGTGATCCTGGATGAGGCGCAGGCGATCAAAAACCCGGCCAGTGGCAGCACGCAGGCGGTGAAGAGATTGCAGGCTCCGGCACGGATCGCGCTGACGGGGACGCCGGTGGAGAACCGTCCAGGGGATCTGTGGAGCCTGTTTGATTTCCTGAATCCTGGGCTGCTGGGTCCGGCCTCCGTCTTTGCCCAGGTGGTGAAACAATGCGCGACGAGCCGCGAGGGCTATGCGCCGTTGCGCAGGCTGGTGCAGCCTTACATCCTGCGGCGCATGAAGACGGACCGCAGCATCATCAACGACCTGCCGGAAAAGATCGAGACCAAAGCCTGGTGCGGCCTAACCAGAAGGCAGACCACGATCTATGCCAAGCTGGTGGACCAGATGGCGAAGCTGATGAACGATGCCACCATGGACCCGGTGCGGCGGCAGGGGCTGGTGCTGAGCTTCCTGATCCAGTTCAAGCAGGTGTGCAATCACCCCAGCCACTGGAATGGCGACGGCGTGTGGGGCGCGGAAGACAGCGGCAAGTTTGCGAGGCTGGCGGAGATATGCGGCCACATTACGGAGCGTCGCGAGCGCGTGCTGGTGTTTACACAGTTCCAGGAGACGTGCGATCCGCTGGCGCGCTTCCTGGCGCGGGTGTTTGGCCGCGATGGGTTGGTCTTGCATGGCGGCACGCCAGTGAAAAAGCGGCCTGATTTGGTGGACACATTTCAGCAACCAGACGGGCCGCCGTTTATGGTCATCAGTGTCAAGGCCGGCGGCACGGGGCTGACGCTGACGGCGGCCACGCATGTCATCCACTTTGACCGCTGGTGGAATCCGGCCATCGAGAACCAGGCCACGGACCGCGCCTTCCGCATTGGTCAGAAGAAGAATGTACTGGTGCACAAATTCATCTGCCAGGGCACGATCGAGCAGCGCATTGATGCGCTGCTGGAAAAGAAAATGGCGCTTTCAGATGCGCTGCTTTCGCAAGACGGGAGCGCGGAATCCATGCTCACGCACATGAGCACGGACGAGCTGCTGCACCTGGTCTCGCTGGATGTGAATGCGGCGCTGGTGGGATGA
- the accC gene encoding acetyl-CoA carboxylase biotin carboxylase subunit, which translates to MFRKVLVANRGEIAVRIIRACKELDVKTVAVYSEADVDSMHVHLADEAICIGPGPSSESYLKISRIISAAEIANVDAIHPGYGFLSEKAEFADVCEQCKIKFIGPSSRVISMMGDKNVARATARKAGVPVTPGSDGLIHNEEEALMWARKIGYPVIIKASAGGGGRGMRPVLNEATLISSFQAASMEALKCFGDGSMYMEKLVEKPHHIEFQIVADSQGNVVHLGERDCSMQRRNQKIIEECPSPKMTDALRKKMGDATVRICKEIGYENCGTIEFLVDNNREDFYFMEMNTRIQVEHPITEEVYGCDLIKEQIRIAAGLPLSEHVVNAVPRGHSIECRINAEDPFRNFAPSPGKINLWYTSGGRGVRVDSHVYSGYEVPPYYDSMIAKLIVTGATREIAIRRMRRALGEFVVEGIKTTIPLQSKVLTTSDFQNGQYDITWVENFLRQEGLKG; encoded by the coding sequence ATGTTCCGCAAAGTCCTCGTCGCCAACCGTGGTGAGATCGCCGTCCGCATCATCCGCGCCTGCAAAGAGCTTGATGTCAAAACCGTCGCCGTTTATTCCGAGGCCGACGTGGATTCCATGCACGTCCACCTCGCGGATGAGGCCATCTGCATCGGCCCCGGCCCCAGCAGCGAGAGCTACCTGAAGATCAGCCGCATCATCAGCGCCGCCGAGATCGCCAACGTGGATGCCATCCACCCCGGTTACGGGTTCCTTTCGGAAAAGGCCGAATTCGCCGACGTCTGCGAGCAGTGCAAAATCAAGTTCATCGGCCCCAGCTCCCGCGTCATCTCCATGATGGGGGACAAGAACGTCGCCCGCGCCACCGCCCGCAAGGCCGGCGTCCCTGTCACCCCAGGCTCCGACGGCCTCATCCATAACGAGGAAGAAGCCCTCATGTGGGCCCGCAAAATTGGTTATCCTGTCATCATCAAGGCTAGTGCCGGCGGCGGTGGCCGTGGCATGCGCCCCGTCCTGAACGAGGCCACCCTCATCTCCAGCTTCCAGGCCGCCTCCATGGAGGCCCTCAAGTGCTTCGGCGACGGCTCCATGTACATGGAAAAGCTCGTCGAAAAGCCCCACCACATCGAGTTCCAGATCGTCGCCGACAGCCAGGGCAACGTCGTCCACCTCGGCGAGCGCGACTGCTCCATGCAGCGGCGTAACCAAAAGATCATCGAGGAGTGCCCCAGCCCCAAGATGACCGACGCCCTCCGCAAAAAGATGGGCGATGCCACCGTCCGCATCTGCAAAGAGATCGGCTACGAAAACTGCGGCACCATCGAATTCCTCGTGGATAACAACCGTGAAGATTTCTACTTCATGGAGATGAACACCCGCATCCAGGTGGAGCATCCCATCACCGAGGAAGTCTATGGCTGCGACCTCATCAAGGAGCAGATCCGCATCGCCGCCGGCCTCCCCCTCAGCGAGCACGTCGTCAACGCCGTCCCCCGTGGCCACTCCATCGAGTGCCGCATCAATGCCGAAGACCCCTTCCGCAACTTCGCCCCCAGCCCTGGCAAGATCAATCTCTGGTACACCTCCGGTGGCCGCGGCGTCCGCGTGGACAGCCACGTCTATTCCGGCTACGAAGTGCCCCCGTATTATGATTCGATGATCGCCAAGCTCATCGTCACCGGCGCCACCCGCGAGATCGCCATCCGCCGCATGCGCCGCGCCCTCGGCGAGTTCGTCGTCGAAGGCATCAAGACCACCATCCCCCTCCAAAGCAAAGTCCTCACCACCAGCGACTTCCAAAACGGCCAATACGACATCACCTGGGTCGAAAACTTCCTCCGCCAGGAAGGCCTGAAGGGGTAA
- a CDS encoding small basic protein, producing MSQHRSLKTAGSVGTKRSVLKRGERIKLMKARGQWKEGRLPTNLPKTKSE from the coding sequence ATGTCTCAGCATCGCAGCCTCAAAACCGCCGGTTCCGTTGGCACCAAGCGCAGCGTCCTTAAGCGCGGCGAGCGCATCAAGCTCATGAAGGCCCGCGGTCAGTGGAAGGAAGGTCGCCTGCCGACCAACCTGCCCAAGACCAAATCCGAATAG
- a CDS encoding argininosuccinate synthase, with protein MMKKKIVLAYSGGLDTSVLLSWIKETYDAEVIAFCANIGQDDELKGLNAKAKKTGALKIYVDDLQEEFAKDFIFPMMQAGAIYEGQYFLGTSIARPLIAKRMVEIAKLEGATAIGHGATGKGNDQVRFELTTAALAPDLEIIAPWRDERFRTQFPGRAEMIAYCEEKKIPIQASAKKPFSMDRNLLHISYEAGILEDPWFNAGDVKYRDYFTTLSVFPEDAPDKSEYVVLDFDKGNCVAVNSKPMNPLQVMKALNKLGGKHGVGRVDMVENRFVGMKSRGVYETPGGAILHFAHRQIESLTMDREVMHLRDSLIPEYAKLVYNGFWYAPERLALQALVTESQKNVSGTVRVKLYKGGIHAAGRQSQFSMYNPHIATMEADPTKAYNQDDATGFIRLNGLRLRVNSQVNGAGNIGG; from the coding sequence ATCATGAAAAAGAAAATCGTCCTCGCCTATTCCGGCGGCCTCGACACCTCCGTCCTGCTCTCCTGGATCAAAGAAACCTATGACGCCGAGGTGATCGCCTTCTGTGCCAACATCGGCCAGGACGATGAGCTCAAAGGCCTCAACGCCAAAGCCAAAAAAACCGGCGCGCTGAAGATCTACGTGGACGACCTCCAGGAAGAGTTCGCCAAGGACTTCATCTTCCCCATGATGCAGGCCGGGGCCATCTATGAAGGCCAGTACTTCCTCGGCACCAGCATCGCCCGCCCCCTCATCGCCAAGCGCATGGTGGAGATCGCCAAGCTCGAAGGCGCCACCGCCATCGGCCACGGCGCCACCGGCAAAGGCAACGACCAGGTCCGCTTCGAGCTCACCACCGCCGCCCTCGCCCCGGACCTCGAAATCATCGCCCCCTGGCGCGACGAGCGTTTCCGCACCCAGTTCCCCGGCCGGGCCGAAATGATCGCCTACTGCGAAGAGAAAAAGATCCCCATCCAGGCCAGCGCGAAAAAGCCCTTCTCCATGGACCGCAACCTCCTGCACATCAGCTACGAGGCCGGCATCCTGGAAGACCCCTGGTTCAATGCCGGCGACGTCAAATACCGCGACTACTTCACCACCCTCTCCGTCTTTCCTGAGGACGCCCCGGACAAGTCCGAATACGTCGTGCTCGACTTCGACAAAGGCAACTGCGTCGCCGTGAATAGCAAGCCCATGAACCCTCTCCAGGTCATGAAGGCCCTGAACAAACTCGGCGGCAAGCACGGCGTCGGCCGCGTGGACATGGTGGAAAACCGCTTCGTCGGCATGAAGAGCCGCGGCGTCTATGAGACCCCCGGCGGAGCCATCCTCCACTTCGCCCATCGCCAGATCGAGTCCCTCACCATGGACCGCGAAGTCATGCACCTCCGCGACAGCCTCATCCCCGAGTACGCCAAATTGGTTTATAATGGCTTCTGGTACGCCCCCGAGCGCCTCGCCCTCCAGGCCCTCGTCACCGAGAGCCAAAAGAACGTCTCCGGCACCGTCCGCGTGAAGCTGTATAAAGGCGGCATCCACGCCGCCGGCCGCCAGAGCCAGTTCAGCATGTACAACCCCCACATCGCCACCATGGAAGCCGACCCCACCAAAGCCTACAACCAGGACGACGCCACCGGCTTCATCCGGCTGAATGGCCTGCGCCTGCGCGTGAATTCGCAGGTGAATGGGGCTGGGAATATCGGCGGCTGA
- a CDS encoding DUF2200 domain-containing protein produces MPTKHRIFTTPFADVYPHYVAKAEKKGRTKAEVDAILCWLTGYTQQQLEAQLEKQTDFETFFQEAPKMNPSRTLIKGTVCGVRVEEVQEPTMREIRYLDKLVDELAKGKAMEKILRA; encoded by the coding sequence ATGCCCACCAAACACCGCATCTTCACCACCCCCTTCGCGGACGTCTATCCCCACTATGTCGCCAAGGCCGAAAAGAAAGGCCGCACGAAGGCCGAGGTGGATGCCATCCTTTGCTGGCTGACCGGCTACACCCAGCAGCAACTGGAAGCCCAGTTGGAAAAGCAGACCGACTTTGAAACCTTCTTCCAGGAAGCCCCCAAAATGAATCCTTCACGCACCTTGATCAAGGGCACCGTTTGTGGTGTGCGTGTGGAAGAAGTCCAGGAGCCGACCATGCGGGAGATCCGCTACCTGGACAAACTGGTGGATGAGCTGGCCAAAGGGAAGGCGATGGAGAAGATCTTGCGGGCCTGA
- a CDS encoding pseudouridine synthase yields MRLNRYLSLCGLGSRRGCEVLIQEGRVSINGHVIKDLATQVTDEDRVVADGKPVKAEGGVVIALNKPRGYICSRSDEKDRMTIYSLLPKQFQTLHHVGRLDKDSEGLLLMTNRGELSHRLIHPSMGAEKEYEVIVDKPMDQATMARLVKGMLTEEGHAKCERAWMITEYRAHVVLKQGLKRQIRLMFYQLGFEVERLTRTRIGWLELKGLQKGGWKQLTEVEVERFFSKDGATGRPAKAPKAAKVPSADDAGDEDARPKRRTGPASRTPRGRSASSSEDRPRTPRGRSASSGAGRSRSRPETSDREERPRAPRKRPGFGDEERRTPRARPTFGDVERPLGPRSRPAFGNDDRPRGPRSRSSGDDEAPRSRGGKSRDDGDRKPRSSGGAGRSSGKSRTPRGDSPSRPPRASVKRSSDKKGPRRRQ; encoded by the coding sequence GTGCGCCTTAACCGTTATCTCAGCCTGTGCGGCCTCGGCTCCCGCCGTGGTTGCGAAGTACTCATTCAAGAAGGTCGCGTTTCCATCAATGGGCATGTGATCAAGGACCTGGCCACCCAGGTCACCGATGAGGATCGTGTGGTGGCCGACGGCAAGCCCGTCAAAGCCGAAGGCGGGGTGGTCATCGCCCTGAACAAGCCGCGCGGTTACATCTGCAGCCGCAGTGACGAGAAAGATCGCATGACGATCTATTCCCTCCTGCCCAAGCAGTTCCAGACCCTCCATCACGTTGGCCGTCTGGACAAAGACAGCGAAGGCCTTCTCCTCATGACCAACCGGGGGGAGCTGTCCCACCGCCTCATCCACCCCAGCATGGGTGCAGAAAAGGAATACGAGGTCATCGTGGACAAGCCCATGGACCAGGCCACCATGGCCCGCCTCGTCAAAGGCATGCTCACTGAAGAAGGCCACGCCAAGTGCGAGCGCGCCTGGATGATCACCGAATACCGCGCCCACGTCGTCCTCAAGCAGGGCCTCAAGCGCCAGATCCGCCTCATGTTTTACCAGCTCGGCTTTGAGGTGGAGCGCCTCACCCGCACCCGCATCGGCTGGCTGGAGCTCAAAGGCCTGCAAAAAGGCGGCTGGAAACAGCTCACCGAAGTGGAAGTGGAACGCTTCTTCTCCAAAGACGGCGCCACCGGACGCCCGGCCAAAGCGCCCAAGGCCGCCAAAGTTCCCTCCGCTGACGACGCTGGCGATGAAGACGCCCGGCCCAAGCGCCGCACCGGCCCCGCCTCCCGCACCCCTCGTGGCCGCAGCGCCTCTTCTTCCGAAGACCGCCCGCGCACTCCGCGTGGCCGCTCTGCCTCGTCCGGCGCAGGCCGTTCCCGGTCACGCCCGGAGACATCAGACCGTGAGGAACGTCCACGTGCCCCGCGGAAGCGCCCCGGTTTTGGAGACGAAGAACGCCGCACGCCCCGCGCACGCCCGACTTTTGGTGACGTCGAACGTCCCCTAGGTCCTCGCTCACGCCCTGCTTTTGGCAATGATGACCGCCCACGCGGCCCTCGTTCCCGTTCCTCTGGCGATGACGAAGCCCCGCGCTCACGCGGAGGCAAATCCCGCGATGACGGTGACCGCAAGCCCCGCTCCAGCGGCGGTGCCGGCCGCAGCTCAGGCAAATCCCGCACTCCCCGTGGCGATTCCCCCAGCCGTCCGCCGAGAGCCTCCGTCAAGCGGTCTTCGGACAAAAAAGGTCCACGGCGCCGTCAATAA
- the accB gene encoding acetyl-CoA carboxylase biotin carboxyl carrier protein translates to MDETKSNDKEATALDLKQIKQIVALMAENDLSYFHFENQGSKVELRRGSDFQAAKELLKHLPVASAAAPVAMAAAPAAVGAAPAPAAAAPAAAEPAGPTINSPMVGTFYRSAAPGEKAFVNIGDSVDENSNVCIIEAMKVMNEIKAELRGTIARVLVEDGKPVQYGQPLFELKA, encoded by the coding sequence ATGGACGAAACAAAATCTAACGACAAGGAGGCTACCGCTTTGGACCTGAAGCAGATCAAACAGATCGTCGCCCTCATGGCTGAAAATGACCTCAGCTACTTTCACTTTGAAAATCAAGGCTCCAAGGTCGAGCTGCGCCGCGGGTCCGACTTCCAGGCCGCCAAAGAGCTCCTGAAGCATCTGCCCGTGGCCTCCGCCGCCGCTCCTGTAGCAATGGCCGCCGCCCCGGCCGCCGTGGGCGCTGCCCCCGCTCCAGCAGCCGCCGCCCCGGCCGCCGCCGAGCCTGCCGGTCCCACCATCAACAGCCCCATGGTCGGCACCTTCTACCGCTCCGCCGCCCCTGGCGAAAAAGCATTCGTCAACATCGGGGATTCCGTGGACGAGAATTCCAATGTCTGCATTATCGAGGCGATGAAGGTGATGAACGAAATCAAGGCCGAGCTTCGTGGCACCATCGCCCGCGTTCTGGTCGAAGATGGCAAGCCCGTTCAGTACGGCCAGCCCCTCTTTGAGCTCAAGGCCTGA